AAAAAGACATTTGTTCTATCCTTGAGTGTGGGGGCTGGAACCATGTTACCCTATTATTTTTTAACACCGGAAAGTCTATGGCTCATCATGGTGCTGAAGATCATAAGCTCATTTGCATTGGGACCAATTTCTGTCATCCTTTGGGCCATGTATGCTGACACGGCAGATTTCAGCGAGTGGAAGACAGGAAGACGCGCCACTGGTTTGGTATTTTCTGCTTCAACCATGTCGCAAAAAATTGCATGGGCATTGGGTACAGCACTTTCAGGATGGCTCCTAACATCTATTGGCTTTGAACCAAATGTTGAGCAATCGGAACAAGTGATTGCCGGTATTAAGGCATTAATGAGTACCATCCCTGCTACTGCAGGATTGATATCAATAATAATGATTTTGTTTTACAAGTTAGATCGAAAAAAGATGAATAATATTGAACAAGAATTACAAGTAAGAAGAGGTGCAATTGATGAGTAAAGTTAATATTCCATGGGAAGATCGTCCTGAAGGGAATAATGATATTGTATGGCGGTATTCTCAGAATCCCGTAATCGGGCGTTATCATATTCCCAGTTCAAATAGCATTTTTAACAGTGCTGTTGTATCATTTGAAGATGGCTTTGCAGGTGTATTCCGTTGCGACAATAAAGCAGTGCAAATGAATATCCATGTTGGTTTCAGCAAGGATGGCCTCGATTGGGATATAAACAATAACCCAATCAAAATGAAGAATGGAAATTCAGACATGATCCATTCGGAATATAAATATGATCCACGAGTCGTATTCATTGAAGACCGTTATTGGATCACATGGTGCAACGGATACCACGGCCCAACAATTGGCGTTGCATATACATATGATTTTAAATCTTTTCATCAGTGTGAAAATGCCTTTCTTCCTTTCAATCGGAATGGTGTGTTATTTCCAGAAAAAGTGGATGGGAAATACGTGATGCTCAGCCGGCCAAGCGGTCCCGGTCATAATAATTATGGTGATATTTATCTCAGTTATAGTCCCGATATGAAATACTGGGGTGAACATCGCATTGTAATGAAAGTGGCTAATTGGAATGATTCGGGATGGCAGACAGCGAAGATTGGTGCAGGGACGGTCCCAATCAGAACGGATGCTGGTTGGCTCATGTTCTACCACGGTGTTTTGGAATCTTGTAATGGTTTTCGTTATGCCATGGGTGCCGCATTGCTGGATTTAGAAAGTCCTGATAAAGTATTGTATCGTTCTAAATCCTATTTGCTCGGTCCGGCAGTGGATTATGAATTAATGGGCGACGTACCAAATGTGGTATTTCCTGTAGCCTCTCTCCACGATGATGATGGAAAGGTTGCCATTTATTATGGCGCAGCCGATACAGTCACAGCTATGGCTTTTTGCAAGATAGATGAGGTAATTGCGTTCTTAAAAGACAATTCACTTTAATTAGAGAATCAATCCATGAAAAAATTATTTCCAATAATATTTTTGATACTCGCATTAATTGGATGCTCAAAATCAGGTTCATCTAACAATAAATATGTAGATCCATTTATTGGCACCGGTGGCCATGGGCATACTTATCCTGGCGCAACAGTGCCTTTTGGAATGGTTCAACTCAGCCCTGATAATGGTACACAAGGGTGGGATTGGTGTTCAGGATATCATACCACAGATAGTGTTATTGTTGGTTTCAGCCACACGCATCTTAGTGGTACAGGGATTGGGGACCTCTATGATATTTCAATAATGCCCCATGTTGGTGATGCAGACCTCACACAAATTGTTGGTGATTATAAAGAATTGAATTATAGTTCAACATTTTCTCATGATAACGAATCAGCTGAACCGGGTTATTATTCAGTTCTCCTTGATAAAGGTAAAATACAAGTGGAACTCACAGCCACTGAGCGAACGGGGTTCCATCGCTATATTTATGGTGATGATGGCAATGCCCAAATTGTTTTGGATTTAGGCTATGCTCAGAATTGGGATCGTACCATGGATACCCAATTGAACATTGAAAATGACAAACTCATCACTGGATACCGTTTCTCCAAAGGCTGGGCTAATGATCAAAAAGTATTTTTCGCGATACAATTTTCAAAATCAATTGTGAATGAATCTACCATTAAAGACGAAATTAAAGTTTTGGATGGTAAAGGGATAGAGAAGCCTGTTAAAAGATCTAAAGCCAAATTTAATTTTAATCTATCGGGTGACCGAGAATTA
The DNA window shown above is from Candidatus Neomarinimicrobiota bacterium and carries:
- a CDS encoding MFS transporter, whose product is LANREWFVLLLATLFLYLVTSTGMVISTYYFKYYVGDQLINFPGIEGSFGFAELTSLFNSLAMIFSIIGVLCVKWFVDRYGKKKTFVLSLSVGAGTMLPYYFLTPESLWLIMVLKIISSFALGPISVILWAMYADTADFSEWKTGRRATGLVFSASTMSQKIAWALGTALSGWLLTSIGFEPNVEQSEQVIAGIKALMSTIPATAGLISIIMILFYKLDRKKMNNIEQELQVRRGAIDE
- a CDS encoding glycosidase, translated to MMSKVNIPWEDRPEGNNDIVWRYSQNPVIGRYHIPSSNSIFNSAVVSFEDGFAGVFRCDNKAVQMNIHVGFSKDGLDWDINNNPIKMKNGNSDMIHSEYKYDPRVVFIEDRYWITWCNGYHGPTIGVAYTYDFKSFHQCENAFLPFNRNGVLFPEKVDGKYVMLSRPSGPGHNNYGDIYLSYSPDMKYWGEHRIVMKVANWNDSGWQTAKIGAGTVPIRTDAGWLMFYHGVLESCNGFRYAMGAALLDLESPDKVLYRSKSYLLGPAVDYELMGDVPNVVFPVASLHDDDGKVAIYYGAADTVTAMAFCKIDEVIAFLKDNSL
- a CDS encoding glycoside hydrolase family 92 protein, with translation MKKLFPIIFLILALIGCSKSGSSNNKYVDPFIGTGGHGHTYPGATVPFGMVQLSPDNGTQGWDWCSGYHTTDSVIVGFSHTHLSGTGIGDLYDISIMPHVGDADLTQIVGDYKELNYSSTFSHDNESAEPGYYSVLLDKGKIQVELTATERTGFHRYIYGDDGNAQIVLDLGYAQNWDRTMDTQLNIENDKLITGYRFSKGWANDQKVFFAIQFSKSIVNESTIKDEIKVLDGKGIEKPVKRSKAKFNFNLSGDREL